A genomic segment from Gilvibacter sp. SZ-19 encodes:
- a CDS encoding VOC family protein, with protein MNKVVVNWFEIPTTDIKRAKAFYEQILDCQMQLVDIGGFDMCFFPGDPSAGATGALIAHETYTPNHAGTLVYLMTDDVAVPLAKVAAAGGKVLREKTQISPEHGFMGVFEDTEGNRVALHSNT; from the coding sequence GTGAATAAGGTAGTTGTCAATTGGTTTGAGATTCCTACAACGGATATCAAACGCGCGAAAGCATTTTACGAGCAGATTCTGGATTGCCAGATGCAGCTAGTAGATATCGGCGGTTTTGATATGTGCTTCTTTCCAGGTGATCCTTCAGCAGGAGCAACAGGAGCTTTGATAGCCCACGAAACCTATACGCCCAATCATGCTGGTACCCTTGTGTATTTAATGACGGACGATGTTGCTGTCCCTTTGGCTAAAGTAGCCGCAGCGGGAGGCAAAGTATTACGAGAGAAAACACAGATATCTCCAGAACATGGGTTTATGGGTGTTTTTGAAGATACCGAAGGCAATCGGGTTGCACTTCACTCCAACACATAA
- a CDS encoding RNA methyltransferase — MDAQLFAYLEDFLTERRRELFKEVLAQRTKHITVVTEGVYQLHNTSAVVRSCDIFGIQELHVIEEIEGRRIDKEIAMGAQKWVDVIRYDSVESCIASLRAQGYKIIATTPHGEAVGPKTLDLTEKIALFFGKEGDGLSDYVMQEADAHLTIPMYGFTESLNISVAAAISLYELVGRLRSENIPWQLNEAEILEKRVDWTLKSIKNADQIIQRYMEDTE, encoded by the coding sequence ATGGATGCCCAATTATTTGCTTATCTAGAAGACTTTTTAACCGAGCGTCGCCGGGAACTGTTCAAGGAAGTGCTCGCCCAGCGTACCAAACATATTACAGTGGTTACCGAAGGAGTTTATCAATTGCACAATACTTCTGCGGTAGTGCGCAGTTGCGATATCTTCGGGATCCAAGAACTTCACGTTATAGAAGAGATAGAAGGGCGTCGCATTGACAAAGAGATCGCGATGGGTGCTCAAAAGTGGGTCGATGTTATCCGTTATGACTCCGTAGAATCCTGTATTGCTAGCCTGAGAGCTCAAGGATACAAGATCATTGCCACTACACCGCATGGTGAAGCTGTTGGGCCGAAGACCTTAGACCTTACCGAAAAGATCGCGCTCTTTTTTGGCAAGGAAGGCGACGGCTTAAGCGATTATGTCATGCAAGAAGCAGACGCACATTTGACCATCCCGATGTATGGCTTTACAGAAAGTTTGAATATCTCGGTAGCTGCTGCTATTAGTCTATACGAGCTGGTTGGTAGGCTGCGGAGTGAGAACATCCCTTGGCAACTCAATGAGGCCGAAATACTCGAAAAAAGGGTCGACTGGACCTTGAAAAGCATTAAGAATGCGGACCAGATTATTCAACGCTATATGGAAGACACTGAATAA
- the acs gene encoding acetate--CoA ligase: MCKRVQFKQHMSTYHLKSLEEYFVNYRKSISKPEVFWGEIAEEHFLWRKPWTSVCEWDFDKPEIKWFQGAQLNITENCIDRHLLTRGEQTAIIFEPNDPQESAVHITYNQLHEKVCKLANVLKDQGVKKGDRVCIYMPMIPELAYAVLACARIGAIHSVVFAGFSSTALATRINDCSCSIVVTSDGSYRGQKTLDLKAIVDEALQQCPSIKSVLVAKRTENPVHMETGRDHWLAPLMEKAVSDCKPEIMDAEDPLFILYTSGSTGKPKGMLHSCGGYMVYTAYTFKNVFQYKNGDVYWCTADIGWITGHSYIVYGPLANGATTLMFEGVPSYPDYDRFWEVVAKHGVNQFYTAPTAIRALAKESLEHTKKHDLSSLKVLGTVGEPINEEAWHWYNDNIGDKNCPIVDTWWQTETGGILISPIPFLTPTKPTYATLPLPGIRPVLMDETGSPIENNSAQGRLCIAQPWPSIARSIWGDHQRYKDTYFSAFPGYYFTGDGALRDEVGYYRITGRVDDVIIVSGHNLGTAPIEDAINEHPAVAESAIVGFPHDVKGNALYGYVILKETGADRNTENLKKEINQIITEHIGPIAKLDKIQFTPGLPKTRSGKIMRRILRKIAHNELDNLGDTSTLLNPDIVEHLIENRL, translated from the coding sequence ATTTGCAAACGCGTCCAATTTAAACAGCACATGAGTACATATCATCTCAAGTCTTTAGAAGAATACTTTGTCAATTACCGTAAATCCATAAGTAAGCCCGAAGTGTTTTGGGGAGAGATTGCAGAAGAGCATTTTTTGTGGCGCAAACCCTGGACTAGCGTTTGTGAGTGGGATTTTGACAAACCCGAGATTAAATGGTTTCAAGGGGCGCAACTCAATATAACAGAGAATTGCATCGATAGACATTTGCTTACCAGAGGCGAGCAGACGGCCATTATCTTTGAACCCAACGACCCTCAAGAATCCGCAGTACATATCACTTACAACCAATTGCACGAAAAGGTATGCAAGCTGGCAAATGTACTCAAGGATCAAGGAGTTAAAAAAGGTGATAGAGTTTGTATCTACATGCCCATGATACCGGAATTGGCCTATGCGGTTTTGGCCTGTGCACGTATTGGCGCCATACATTCGGTGGTATTTGCGGGCTTTTCATCTACGGCCTTGGCGACTCGTATCAACGATTGTTCGTGCAGTATAGTTGTTACTTCGGATGGAAGTTATCGAGGCCAAAAGACCTTAGACCTGAAGGCTATCGTAGATGAGGCCCTACAGCAGTGTCCGAGTATAAAAAGTGTGCTAGTCGCCAAGCGCACGGAGAACCCTGTCCATATGGAAACAGGCAGAGATCATTGGCTGGCACCTCTTATGGAAAAAGCAGTATCGGACTGCAAGCCAGAGATCATGGATGCAGAAGATCCGCTATTCATACTCTACACTTCTGGTTCTACCGGAAAACCCAAAGGTATGTTGCACAGTTGTGGTGGATATATGGTCTATACCGCCTATACCTTTAAGAACGTTTTTCAATACAAGAATGGCGATGTGTATTGGTGTACTGCAGATATTGGTTGGATAACCGGCCACAGCTATATCGTTTATGGCCCGCTAGCCAACGGCGCTACAACGCTTATGTTTGAAGGCGTTCCGTCTTATCCAGACTATGACCGTTTTTGGGAGGTAGTTGCAAAACACGGCGTGAATCAGTTCTATACAGCGCCAACGGCCATACGCGCATTGGCCAAGGAAAGTTTGGAACACACCAAAAAACACGACCTGAGTTCTCTTAAGGTTTTAGGGACTGTAGGAGAGCCCATAAACGAAGAAGCTTGGCATTGGTATAATGATAATATTGGAGACAAAAACTGCCCTATTGTAGACACTTGGTGGCAAACCGAAACTGGCGGCATACTTATCTCGCCCATTCCGTTTTTGACTCCAACAAAACCCACCTACGCCACCTTACCATTACCAGGGATCCGCCCGGTACTTATGGACGAAACTGGCAGCCCTATAGAAAACAATAGCGCCCAAGGACGGCTTTGCATTGCGCAGCCCTGGCCTTCTATAGCGCGCAGCATTTGGGGCGACCATCAGCGTTATAAGGACACTTATTTTTCTGCTTTTCCTGGCTATTACTTTACGGGAGATGGCGCTTTGAGAGACGAAGTGGGCTATTACCGAATCACTGGAAGGGTGGACGATGTGATCATAGTCTCTGGCCACAATTTGGGAACAGCACCGATAGAAGATGCCATTAATGAGCACCCGGCGGTAGCAGAATCGGCCATAGTTGGATTTCCTCATGATGTAAAAGGAAATGCGCTATACGGCTACGTGATACTCAAAGAGACCGGGGCCGATCGCAATACAGAGAATCTTAAAAAAGAGATCAATCAGATCATTACAGAACACATAGGTCCTATTGCTAAATTGGACAAGATCCAGTTTACTCCAGGGCTACCCAAAACAAGGTCTGGTAAGATCATGAGGCGCATTCTGCGCAAGATCGCACATAACGAACTAGATAATTTAGGCGACACTTCTACCCTGCTTAACCCAGATATAGTAGAACACCTAATTGAAAATCGACTTTAA
- a CDS encoding S10 family peptidase, with product MQTTKQLLVAICTLFFITELSAQQIELPIDTTVVTNHKTTIMGKAVSYSATTGTQPVWDENGNPIASLFYTYYQRTDVGSNESRPLIMSFNGGPGSASVWMHVAYTGPKTLKIDEEGYPVQPYGVQDNPYSILDVADIVFINPANTGYSRTIPMMGKEVDKSKFFGINADIEYLAGWLNTFVTRNNRWRSPKYIIGESYGGTRVMGLAKELQGAQWMYLNGVIMVSPADYLVFNSDVPVESALNLPYYTATAWHHKVLPAALQSKDLLEVLPEAEAFAIDELMPALAKGGFISDAEKDAIATKMSYYSGLSKKTILDLNLDVPTSYFWKELLRDESGYTVGRLDSRYLGLDKTIAGERPDYNSEIQSWLHSFTPAINYYIREHLNFKTDIKYNMFGPVRPWDNRNNNVRDQLRQAMAENPYLNVLVQSGYYDGATTYFNAKYTMWQVDPSGRMKDRFEFKGYRSGHMMYLRRQDLEAANNDLRAFILKTTNKGKSAKY from the coding sequence ATGCAAACAACCAAACAACTCTTAGTAGCAATTTGCACCCTCTTTTTTATAACGGAGCTGAGTGCGCAGCAAATAGAATTGCCTATCGACACCACCGTGGTGACCAATCACAAGACCACCATTATGGGCAAAGCTGTAAGTTATTCTGCCACCACCGGAACCCAACCTGTTTGGGACGAGAACGGTAATCCTATTGCTAGCTTATTTTACACCTATTACCAACGTACCGATGTGGGTAGTAACGAATCCCGGCCGCTGATCATGTCCTTTAACGGAGGACCCGGTTCGGCCTCAGTATGGATGCACGTGGCCTATACTGGGCCCAAAACCTTAAAGATCGACGAAGAAGGCTACCCGGTTCAACCGTATGGTGTACAAGACAATCCGTACTCCATTTTGGATGTGGCAGACATTGTCTTTATAAATCCCGCTAATACAGGCTATTCCAGAACTATACCCATGATGGGGAAAGAGGTTGACAAATCCAAGTTCTTTGGGATCAATGCAGATATAGAATACTTGGCAGGCTGGTTAAACACCTTTGTAACCCGCAACAATCGCTGGCGTTCTCCAAAATACATCATTGGAGAAAGTTATGGAGGTACTCGTGTGATGGGATTGGCCAAGGAACTGCAAGGTGCACAATGGATGTACCTCAATGGAGTCATTATGGTCTCTCCGGCAGATTACTTGGTGTTCAATAGTGATGTCCCGGTAGAATCAGCATTAAACCTACCCTACTATACCGCAACGGCCTGGCATCATAAAGTACTGCCTGCTGCACTACAGAGCAAAGATCTATTGGAAGTGTTGCCAGAAGCAGAAGCCTTTGCAATCGATGAACTGATGCCGGCCTTGGCCAAAGGTGGGTTTATCTCCGATGCAGAAAAAGATGCCATTGCTACCAAGATGAGTTACTATTCGGGCTTGAGCAAAAAGACCATACTAGACCTCAACCTAGATGTTCCGACCAGCTATTTTTGGAAGGAGCTCCTACGCGACGAAAGCGGTTATACCGTTGGGCGCTTGGATTCACGTTACTTAGGTTTGGATAAGACCATAGCCGGAGAACGCCCAGATTATAATTCGGAGATACAGTCTTGGCTGCATTCCTTTACCCCGGCAATCAATTATTACATTAGAGAGCATTTGAACTTTAAGACCGATATAAAATACAATATGTTCGGTCCTGTGCGTCCTTGGGACAATCGCAACAATAATGTTCGCGATCAGTTGCGTCAGGCCATGGCAGAAAATCCATATCTGAACGTCTTGGTACAATCTGGTTATTACGACGGTGCAACTACTTATTTCAATGCGAAATACACCATGTGGCAAGTAGACCCTAGCGGACGCATGAAAGATCGTTTTGAGTTCAAGGGTTACCGCTCTGGGCATATGATGTACTTGCGCCGACAGGATCTGGAGGCAGCGAATAACGACCTGCGCGCCTTTATCTTAAAGACGACCAATAAAGGAAAATCTGCTAAGTATTAA
- a CDS encoding SRPBCC family protein — protein sequence MIVLYILGGLLALIALLALIAPKSYHVHRSITINRPKQEVFAYLKSIKNQDEWSPWKAKDPDMKQEFIGEDGTVGFVSKWEGNKEVGVGEQEIKNIEDGERIETELRFFKPWKSQSDAYIQTDETATGGTQVTWGFSGKNPVPMNIMMLFFNMDKAVGKDFEEGLAKLKTIMES from the coding sequence ATGATCGTTCTTTATATTTTGGGCGGACTTCTCGCCCTTATTGCCTTGTTGGCACTGATCGCCCCAAAAAGTTATCACGTTCACAGAAGCATAACCATAAACCGACCTAAGCAGGAGGTCTTTGCCTATTTGAAATCTATCAAGAATCAAGACGAGTGGTCTCCCTGGAAAGCCAAAGACCCAGATATGAAGCAGGAATTTATAGGCGAGGATGGCACTGTTGGTTTTGTCTCTAAATGGGAAGGCAACAAAGAAGTAGGTGTTGGGGAGCAAGAAATAAAGAATATAGAAGACGGCGAGCGTATTGAAACCGAACTGCGCTTCTTTAAGCCCTGGAAATCACAGAGCGATGCTTATATACAAACCGATGAAACAGCGACCGGTGGTACGCAAGTAACCTGGGGTTTTTCTGGCAAGAATCCCGTGCCCATGAATATCATGATGTTGTTCTTTAATATGGACAAAGCTGTAGGTAAGGACTTTGAAGAAGGCTTGGCCAAGCTTAAAACCATTATGGAGTCGTGA
- a CDS encoding sodium:solute symporter family protein yields MSVQTWTWILVGVSFALYFGIAIWARAGSTKEFYVAGGGVSPLANGMATAADWMSAASFISMAGIISFMGYDGSVYLMGWTGGYVLLALLLAPYLRKFGKFTVPDFIGDRYYSNAARTVAVICALLVSFTYVAGQMRGVGIVFSQFLQVDIVWGVVIGMAVVLVFAFLGGMKGITYTQVAQYCVLIFAFMVPAFFISFQMTGSPIPQIGMGSQLPDGTYLLHQLDELHTQLGFKEYTDGSKSKADVFLITLALMAGTAGLPHVIVRFFTVPKVKDARKSAGLALLFIAILYTTAPAVAVFARTNMIQTVNEQPYTAVPDWFTNWENTGLIAWTDKNQDGLIQYRAGDALTTKSPEFTEARGNYGERLISNASTNENELYVDRDIMVLANPEIANLPNWVVALVAAGGLAAALSTAAGLLLVISTSVSHDLVKKQLRPNLTDKGELLLARASMLVAVLIAGLFGIYPPGFVAAVVALAFGLAAASFFPAIVLGIFDKRMNKEGALAGMIIGVSLMLFYMIRYKTGLIWTFDPLPASSWWWGISPEGFGSIAMGVNIVVSLVVSRLTPAPPQAIRKLVSDIRIPSDATAPQKH; encoded by the coding sequence ATGAGTGTACAAACCTGGACTTGGATATTGGTTGGAGTTAGCTTTGCGCTTTATTTTGGCATTGCCATTTGGGCAAGAGCCGGCTCTACCAAAGAGTTCTATGTAGCTGGCGGAGGAGTTTCTCCTTTGGCCAATGGCATGGCCACAGCTGCGGATTGGATGAGCGCTGCCTCTTTCATTTCTATGGCTGGGATCATCTCTTTTATGGGTTATGACGGCTCGGTCTACCTTATGGGCTGGACAGGAGGATATGTATTACTCGCACTCCTTTTAGCGCCCTACCTCAGAAAGTTCGGCAAATTCACAGTTCCGGATTTTATTGGAGACCGCTATTACTCCAATGCTGCGAGAACAGTTGCAGTGATCTGTGCGTTGTTGGTCTCCTTTACCTATGTTGCCGGACAAATGCGAGGTGTGGGTATCGTTTTTTCACAATTCCTTCAGGTCGATATAGTATGGGGAGTTGTAATAGGAATGGCCGTAGTATTGGTGTTTGCCTTTTTAGGAGGTATGAAAGGAATAACCTATACGCAAGTAGCCCAATATTGCGTCTTGATCTTTGCCTTTATGGTGCCTGCCTTTTTTATCTCCTTCCAGATGACAGGTTCCCCTATTCCGCAAATAGGCATGGGTAGCCAGCTCCCGGACGGCACATATCTCTTGCATCAATTGGACGAACTCCACACCCAATTGGGTTTTAAAGAGTATACAGACGGCAGCAAATCCAAGGCCGATGTCTTTCTGATCACTTTAGCGCTAATGGCCGGTACTGCAGGCTTACCTCATGTTATTGTGCGTTTCTTTACCGTACCCAAAGTAAAGGACGCGCGCAAATCCGCAGGATTAGCCCTCTTGTTTATCGCTATACTTTACACCACAGCTCCTGCCGTTGCAGTCTTTGCGCGCACCAATATGATCCAAACCGTGAACGAACAGCCATATACAGCAGTTCCAGATTGGTTTACCAATTGGGAGAATACAGGCCTTATAGCTTGGACCGACAAGAACCAAGACGGTCTTATTCAATATCGCGCTGGAGACGCCTTAACAACTAAATCTCCAGAGTTTACAGAAGCTCGAGGTAATTATGGAGAAAGACTTATCAGCAATGCTTCCACTAACGAGAACGAACTCTATGTAGACAGAGACATCATGGTCTTGGCTAATCCAGAGATCGCAAACTTACCCAACTGGGTGGTAGCTCTTGTGGCTGCCGGAGGACTCGCAGCGGCTCTAAGTACAGCAGCAGGCTTGCTCTTAGTGATCAGTACTTCTGTCTCTCACGATCTGGTAAAAAAGCAGCTCAGACCAAACCTAACCGATAAGGGAGAATTGTTGCTAGCCCGAGCTAGTATGTTAGTAGCGGTTCTTATTGCAGGGCTTTTCGGGATCTATCCACCAGGGTTCGTAGCCGCAGTGGTTGCCCTGGCCTTTGGCCTAGCCGCAGCCTCATTCTTCCCGGCTATAGTACTGGGTATATTTGATAAGCGCATGAACAAAGAAGGTGCCCTTGCAGGTATGATCATTGGGGTGAGTTTGATGCTTTTCTATATGATCCGATACAAGACGGGACTCATTTGGACCTTTGATCCCTTACCGGCCAGTTCGTGGTGGTGGGGAATTTCCCCTGAAGGTTTTGGATCTATCGCAATGGGTGTGAATATTGTAGTTTCTTTGGTGGTATCTAGGCTGACACCAGCCCCACCTCAGGCCATCCGCAAATTGGTTAGCGACATCCGAATTCCATCAGACGCAACTGCCCCTCAGAAACACTAG
- a CDS encoding cold-shock protein, with product MLHGTVKFFVEDKGYGFITEDDSNTDYFVHISGLTTEVKEGDKVSFELKEGKKGMNAVNVQLA from the coding sequence ATGTTACACGGAACCGTTAAATTCTTCGTCGAAGACAAAGGCTACGGCTTTATCACCGAAGATGATTCAAACACGGATTACTTTGTTCACATTTCCGGATTGACTACAGAAGTTAAAGAAGGCGATAAAGTATCATTTGAATTAAAAGAAGGAAAAAAAGGTATGAACGCAGTAAATGTTCAATTGGCTTAA
- a CDS encoding hemolysin III family protein, protein MEEKAPQHHDLVTYSALEEKLNIWSHGIGFLLAVAALPLLIVKASIKGSAWHIVSWSIFGASMVVLYAASTLYHWSKKPKLRKRFRIFDHAAIYLLIAGTYTPFTLTTLNGTVGWVLFGITWGLALGGVVLKLFFTGRYDRLSTVLYVAMGWMVIFAVKPMVNNLDTVSLWYLLAGGISYTVGAVLYSLPRLRFNHAIFHVFVLGGTICHFFAVYLSIKS, encoded by the coding sequence ATGGAAGAAAAGGCGCCCCAACACCACGATCTGGTTACTTATTCTGCACTAGAAGAAAAATTAAATATATGGTCGCACGGCATCGGATTTCTCCTTGCCGTTGCGGCCTTACCCTTACTTATAGTCAAAGCGAGCATTAAAGGTTCGGCTTGGCACATTGTCAGTTGGAGTATCTTCGGAGCGAGTATGGTCGTGCTATATGCGGCCTCAACGCTTTATCACTGGAGTAAGAAACCAAAGCTTAGAAAACGCTTCCGGATCTTTGATCATGCAGCCATTTATTTATTGATCGCAGGGACCTACACCCCTTTCACGCTCACTACCCTGAACGGGACGGTCGGATGGGTGCTTTTTGGGATCACTTGGGGCCTTGCTTTAGGTGGTGTTGTCTTAAAACTCTTCTTTACAGGACGCTATGACCGACTTTCTACGGTACTTTATGTCGCAATGGGATGGATGGTGATCTTTGCAGTAAAACCCATGGTAAACAACCTGGATACAGTTTCCCTTTGGTACTTACTGGCAGGAGGAATCTCCTATACTGTAGGCGCTGTATTGTACAGCCTGCCGCGCTTGCGCTTTAATCATGCAATTTTTCACGTCTTTGTTTTAGGAGGAACGATCTGTCATTTTTTTGCGGTCTATCTCTCCATAAAAAGCTGA
- a CDS encoding NAD-dependent deacylase, giving the protein MKITVLSGAGVSAESGLKTFRDSNGLWEGHDVMEVASPQGWRANPELVLDFYNQRRRQLLEVAPNSAHTALAKLEQDHQVNIVTQNVDDLHERSGSSEVLHLHGELFKVRCSKYHDDIRLWKKDLNLGDLSKNGHQLRPHIVWFGEDVPLIAKAAEIVSQCEVLIIVGTSMQVYPAAGLLNYAPLETPIYFVDPNPAIASGGRVKVIASSATQGIPTVVDLLS; this is encoded by the coding sequence ATGAAAATAACAGTACTCAGTGGCGCAGGCGTAAGCGCAGAAAGTGGTCTAAAGACCTTTAGAGATTCCAACGGACTTTGGGAAGGTCACGATGTAATGGAAGTTGCTTCACCGCAAGGTTGGCGGGCTAACCCAGAACTCGTACTGGACTTTTACAACCAACGCAGAAGACAACTCTTGGAGGTAGCTCCTAATAGTGCTCACACGGCCCTAGCAAAACTAGAGCAAGACCACCAAGTGAACATAGTGACACAAAATGTGGACGATCTGCACGAACGCAGCGGGAGCTCTGAGGTGCTTCACCTACATGGAGAATTGTTCAAAGTGCGCTGCAGTAAATACCACGATGACATTCGCCTGTGGAAAAAAGACCTGAACCTTGGCGATCTGAGTAAGAATGGGCATCAACTAAGACCACATATTGTTTGGTTTGGCGAAGATGTTCCACTAATTGCGAAAGCTGCAGAAATTGTGAGCCAATGCGAAGTATTGATCATCGTTGGAACTTCTATGCAGGTCTATCCTGCCGCAGGCTTGTTGAACTACGCACCGCTAGAGACACCCATATATTTTGTAGATCCGAATCCGGCAATAGCTTCGGGAGGCCGAGTAAAAGTAATCGCCTCAAGTGCCACACAAGGCATCCCTACTGTGGTCGATCTCCTAAGCTGA
- a CDS encoding zinc metalloprotease has translation MKKVIFGLFALSLLLVACEQESADAPLQETSVDMSDFTLKADLSLESQDLSRKCHSMQVLERQLKEDPGLADRMFLVEQKTREILASRAPGGNGNGNGNGNGGGGGDTGGGGDPVDDGLGNINIPVVVHVVYNTANPAENISLAQIQSQIDVLNADFRATNSDVSGVPAEFAGVVADSDINFTLDQVIRVASTRSSWGTNDAVKFSANGGSDVVSPSTHMNIWVANIGGGILGYAQFPGGSASTDGIVVAPQFFGDTGYVSAPFDKGRTTTHEVGHYLNLRHIWGDGRCNRDDFVSDTPKSDRPNYGCPNYPTNHCRSSDMFMNYMDYVDDRCMFMFSEGQKARMRALFAAGGAREDIYL, from the coding sequence ATGAAAAAAGTAATTTTTGGACTGTTCGCATTGAGTCTACTTTTGGTAGCCTGTGAGCAAGAGTCCGCAGATGCTCCTTTACAAGAAACTTCCGTTGACATGAGCGATTTTACCCTTAAGGCCGATTTAAGCCTAGAGAGTCAAGATCTTTCGAGAAAATGTCATTCAATGCAAGTATTGGAACGTCAACTGAAAGAAGATCCGGGCTTAGCCGATCGTATGTTCTTAGTTGAGCAGAAAACCCGGGAGATCTTAGCCAGTCGTGCCCCAGGTGGTAACGGTAACGGTAATGGAAACGGTAATGGCGGCGGTGGCGGTGACACCGGCGGCGGTGGAGACCCAGTAGATGACGGTCTTGGTAACATCAACATCCCAGTTGTGGTGCATGTAGTGTACAACACAGCTAATCCTGCAGAGAACATCAGCTTGGCTCAGATTCAATCGCAGATCGATGTACTGAACGCTGACTTTAGAGCTACCAACAGCGATGTAAGTGGCGTTCCTGCCGAGTTTGCGGGAGTTGTTGCAGATTCTGACATCAACTTTACACTAGACCAAGTGATCCGTGTGGCTTCTACACGTTCTTCTTGGGGAACTAATGATGCTGTAAAATTCAGCGCTAACGGTGGTTCTGATGTGGTTTCACCAAGCACTCATATGAACATTTGGGTAGCCAATATTGGCGGTGGAATCCTTGGATATGCGCAGTTCCCTGGAGGTAGCGCGTCTACCGATGGAATCGTTGTTGCTCCTCAGTTCTTTGGAGATACCGGATATGTTTCGGCTCCATTTGACAAAGGGCGTACTACTACACACGAAGTAGGTCATTATTTGAACCTACGTCACATTTGGGGTGATGGCCGTTGTAACCGCGATGACTTTGTTTCAGATACACCAAAGTCCGACCGTCCAAACTACGGATGTCCAAATTACCCAACTAACCACTGTCGTTCTAGCGATATGTTCATGAACTATATGGACTATGTAGACGATCGTTGTATGTTTATGTTCTCAGAAGGTCAAAAAGCCAGAATGCGTGCCTTGTTCGCTGCTGGTGGTGCAAGAGAAGATATTTATCTATAG